GAACGAAAAGTGAAATTTTACCTGGCATGATTTTATTGTTATCCTTTCTAGTAGTTACAAGAAGATTTAGATTAATTTAATTTATCTTAATATCCTTAGAGTGTTTCATAATATGAAATGATGTTTAAAAACACTTTGTTTTTGGCATCTCCTACGGGAATCGAACCCGTGTCTTCACCGTGAAAGGGTGATGTCCTAACCGCTAGACGAAGGAGACATCTATTAATTAAGACAAACAAAATAGCTAGATTTCATGAAAAATCAATCAATGAATATCTTCTAAGTGCATAACGGTCTTATTAGAATAAGTGTCTTTTTTTACTTTAAAATAACAATCAAAGTTAGGTTTTTTCATTAAATAAGATTTGAGATCTTCAGCAATAATGTCAAAAAAAATTCCTTCACACTCAAAATTTAATTCGTCGTGTATTTTTAGTTTCGCATGTTTATTCTTAAAAATCTGCAAAATATCTATTTTGACATTCTCTACCTTAAATACAGGTTCAGGATTTTTTTGTCCAAATGGACTTAAAATATCTAAATCATTTAAAAGTTGATCATTAATAACGTTTAAGTCGACTGTCGACTCATAATATTTATCATTTGTAATGGAAATATTATTTGTTTCCTCATAAAGATAATTCTTGAATGCAGGTATTTGATCTTCTCTTAAAGTGAAACCACAAGCTTTTGCATGACCCCCACCTTTAATAATGATACCCCTCTCTGCTGCATTCATCATTAGATGACCAATATTTTTTTCTCCTAAAGATCTACCAGATCCGACAATAAATTCATTGGAACTAGTCATTACAAATGAGGGTTTATTATTTAATCTCATTAATCGACCAGCTATAATTCCAACAATTCCGATATGCCATTTCTTATCAAAAAAGAAATTTATGTTTTTATCTTCAGACTCTTTTAGATTGATTGATTTAACAATCTTAGTTTGAATATTTTGACGATTTTGATTATGAGACTCTATAATTTGAGCTAGCTGAAGTGCCTGATGAATATTTTCTGATGAGAGAATATTGAATCCTAATAACGACTCTCCCATTCTGCCACCAGCATTAATTCTAGGTCCTAGAATATATCCTAGATGATATTCAGATATTTTTTGTTTAATCTTAGATTGATTAATGAGTGTTTGTATTCCCTTATTTACATTATCTGAATTTATAACTTTCAAACCTTGTTTAACAAAACTTCTATTAATTTCGGATAAGGGTACCAGATCACAGATGGTTGCTAATGCGACTAAATCTAAATATTGAAGAACATCTACATTAGGAAAAATATTTTCATTTTTTAAAAAAACCATAACCAGAAATGTTAAAGCAGTTGCACATAAATCATCCAAATTAGAGTTGTCATTTGGCGTCTTCGGGTTAACCACAATAGCCTGATCAAAAAAAACTTCACATTCATGGTGGTCGATAATCATAACTTTTCCACCTTTGTTGATAATATATTCTTGTTCTTTGAAGTTGTTACTTCCACAATCAAGCACAAGAATATTTGAGCTAAAAGTTAATATTTTATCTATGGCTTCTTGATTGAGTCCATAGCCCTCTTTTAGTCGATTAGGGATATATACGTTAACTTCTATGCCAAATTGACTAAGGAATTTTTTACATATAGCTGCGGCACACGCCCCATCCACATCATAATCAGAAAATATAGATATTGTTTTATCAGATTTAACCTTCTCAAAAAAAGAAATTGATTTATCTATATTTGAAAGTTTAGCTATTTTTGTAATTGATAAATTTTCTTTTAATTTAGAATTAATAAATTTTGAAATACTTTTTATATCACGATTAATTAATAGTCTTGAAAGAAGTGTAGATATATTATTTTTTTGAGCTAATTGGAAAATTTCATCTTCATTTGGATTTAAATAAGCACTTTGCCATTTCGCTCCTTGAAAACTAGAATTAGTACTCAAGTTGTTTTATATTGAAATTGTGTTCACCGTTAATATGTCTAATTGTTCCTGTTTTAGATCTCATCACGATTGAATGTGTTTCGGCATAATCTTTTGTAATTTTTATTCCTTTGAGCATTGTTCCATCTGTAACTCCTGTTGCAGAAAACATTATATCTCCGCTAGCTAAATCCTTTAAACTATAGATCTTATCTAAATCAGTAATTCCTGTTTTTTTTGCTCTCATTACTTCATCGTCATTGTTAAATAATAGCTTACCCTCGATACTTCCTCCAATACACTGAAGAGCAGCTGCAGCTAGGACACCTTCCGGAGCGCCCCCTATTCCGTAATACATGTCAATGTTACTAGAATTAATCACAGAGGAAATTACTGCACTTACATCCCCATCGCCAATCATCTTTACTCTTGCTCCAGTAGATCTGATAACCTCTAAAGAGTCTTTGTGACGTTCACGATCTAAAATACAAATTACTAAATCCTCAACATTTACTTTTTTGTATTTAGCTAATTCTTGAATATTTGATTTTAAACTTTGTTGTAATGAAATTACTTGATTGTTATGCACATTTGCTGAAATTTTTTCCATATAAACATCTGGGGCATTTAAAAAACCGCCCTCTTGAGCAAGGGCAATAACGGCCATAGCGTTTTCACCGCCATTAGCAGTTATAGTAGTGCCCTCTAAAGGATCTAAAGCTATGTCAACTTTTGGACCTCCAAGTCCAACCTCTTCTCCGATATAAAGCATTGGCGCCTCATCTCTTTCGCCCTCCCCTATGACTACTTTACCAGAGATAGTAAGCGAATTGAGACAATTCCTCATAGCATCAACAGCAGCTTGATCGGCTGCTTTCTCATCGCCACGTCCTATGAATTTAGATGCTGCTAAGGCTGCGAATTCGGATACTCTTACTAATTCAATAGCAAGGTTTCTATCCAATATTTTCCTCTATTCTAATGACTGAAATTTCTTTTTTAATAAAGGAGGTCTTTTTTAAATTTTGAGTAACTGAATTAATCTTATCTACCCCGGCAGGGTCAGAAATAATAACTATTGGTACAGTTTTTTCATTGGAAGTATTTAATTGAATAATTGATTTAATAGAAATTGATTTTTGAGAAAATATTTGAGCTATTGATTTTAAAACTCCAACCTTATTCGAAACAGACA
The window above is part of the alpha proteobacterium HIMB59 genome. Proteins encoded here:
- a CDS encoding DHHA1 domain-containing protein,DHH family protein (PFAM: DHH family; DHHA1 domain~TIGRFAM: single-stranded-DNA-specific exonuclease RecJ), which encodes MSTNSSFQGAKWQSAYLNPNEDEIFQLAQKNNISTLLSRLLINRDIKSISKFINSKLKENLSITKIAKLSNIDKSISFFEKVKSDKTISIFSDYDVDGACAAAICKKFLSQFGIEVNVYIPNRLKEGYGLNQEAIDKILTFSSNILVLDCGSNNFKEQEYIINKGGKVMIIDHHECEVFFDQAIVVNPKTPNDNSNLDDLCATALTFLVMVFLKNENIFPNVDVLQYLDLVALATICDLVPLSEINRSFVKQGLKVINSDNVNKGIQTLINQSKIKQKISEYHLGYILGPRINAGGRMGESLLGFNILSSENIHQALQLAQIIESHNQNRQNIQTKIVKSINLKESEDKNINFFFDKKWHIGIVGIIAGRLMRLNNKPSFVMTSSNEFIVGSGRSLGEKNIGHLMMNAAERGIIIKGGGHAKACGFTLREDQIPAFKNYLYEETNNISITNDKYYESTVDLNVINDQLLNDLDILSPFGQKNPEPVFKVENVKIDILQIFKNKHAKLKIHDELNFECEGIFFDIIAEDLKSYLMKKPNFDCYFKVKKDTYSNKTVMHLEDIH
- a CDS encoding fructose-1,6-bisphosphatase, class II (PFAM: Bacterial fructose-1,6-bisphosphatase, glpX-encoded~TIGRFAM: fructose-1,6-bisphosphatase, class II), with the protein product MDRNLAIELVRVSEFAALAASKFIGRGDEKAADQAAVDAMRNCLNSLTISGKVVIGEGERDEAPMLYIGEEVGLGGPKVDIALDPLEGTTITANGGENAMAVIALAQEGGFLNAPDVYMEKISANVHNNQVISLQQSLKSNIQELAKYKKVNVEDLVICILDRERHKDSLEVIRSTGARVKMIGDGDVSAVISSVINSSNIDMYYGIGGAPEGVLAAAALQCIGGSIEGKLLFNNDDEVMRAKKTGITDLDKIYSLKDLASGDIMFSATGVTDGTMLKGIKITKDYAETHSIVMRSKTGTIRHINGEHNFNIKQLEY